A region of Vitis riparia cultivar Riparia Gloire de Montpellier isolate 1030 chromosome 1, EGFV_Vit.rip_1.0, whole genome shotgun sequence DNA encodes the following proteins:
- the LOC117916339 gene encoding plasmodesmata-located protein 6: MSVSLSLCLSSLLIFLITFSALPSPSISAIDTFIFGGCAQIRYFQGSPYESNVNSILTSLVNSASAPGIAALYNKYTVPGPTSQDTVSGLYQCRGDLNPGDCARCVARCVSQLGALCLDSCGGALQLEGCFVKYDNATFLGVEDKTVVVKKCGPSIGYDSDALTRRDAVLGYLEGGTQTFRVGGSGNIQGMAQCVGDLSASECQDCVSDAIGRLRSECGTSAWGDMFLAKCYARFWEGGDRSHTANDGYGYDHHDHDNDNDEDIEKTLAILIGLIAGVALIIVFLSFLRKVLEGKDGK, translated from the exons ATGTCTGTAAGCCTTTCTCTTTGTCTCTCGTCTCTCTTGATTTTTCTCATCACCTTCTCAGCTCTGCCAAGCCCTTCAATCTCTGCCATAGACACCTTCATCTTTGGTGGGTGCGCTCAGATAAGGTACTTTCAGGGCTCACCCTACGAGTCCAACGTCAATTCTATTCTCACCTCCCTCGTCAACTCAGCCTCGGCTCCTGGCATCGCCGCCCTCTACAACAAGTACACCGTCCCTGGCCCCACCTCTCAGGACACCGTCTCCGGCctctaccaatgcagaggcgaCCTCAACCCCGGCGACTGTGCTCGCTGCGTGGCTCGCTGCGTGTCTCAACTCGGAGCCCTCTGCCTTGACTCCTGCGGCGGCGCGTTGCAGCTCGAAGGGTGCTTCGTCAAGTACGATAACGCCACCTTCCTAGGGGTGGAAGACAAGACGGTGGTGGTGAAGAAATGTGGGCCGTCGATTGGGTATGACTCCGACGCGTTGACCCGCCGCGATGCCGTGCTGGGCTACCTGGAGGGCGGGACCCAGACTTTTCGGGTCGGGGGGTCAGGGAACATCCAGGGTATGGCGCAGTGCGTAGGGGATCTGAGTGCGAGCGAGTGTCAGGATTGCGTGTCGGACGCCATCGGACGGCTGAGAAGCGAGTGTGGGACCTCTGCTTGGGGAGACATGTTCTTGGCCAAGTGCTACGCGCGGTTCTGGGAAGGTGGAGATCGATCGCACACTGCAAATG ATGGGTATGGTTATGATCATCATGATCATGATAACGACAATGATGAAGACATCGAGAAGACATTAGCGATTCTCATCGGGCTTATAGCAGGGGTTGCGTTAATCATagttttcctttccttcttaaGAAAAGTGCTTGAAGGAAAAG ATGGCAAATGA
- the LOC117905065 gene encoding probable peroxygenase 4: MASSSSSSSDDCRPISNEGHESLQGLGGDLSALQKHVAFFDQNKDGTVYPWETYRGFRAIGCGIFLSAGSAFLINLALSRKTRPGKFPSLLLPIEIKNIHMAKHGSDSGVYDGEGRFVPSKFEEIFSKHAGANSNALTSDELLAMLKYNRVPKDYSGWLASWTEWKILYFLCKDKNGLLHKETIRAVYDGSLFERMQEDRASARKKAPHSV, from the exons ATGGCTTCTTCTTCATCGTCTTCTTCTGATGATTGTAGGCCCATTTCGAATGAAGGTCATGAGAGCCTGCAGG GACTGGGGGGTGATCTGAGTGCTCTTCAGAAGCACGTTGCTTTCTTTGACCAGAACAAAGACGGGACCGTCTACCCATGGGAGACTTACAGAG GCTTCCGCGCAATTGGGTGTGGTATTTTCTTGTCCGCCGGCAGTGCCTTTTTGATTAATCTCGCTCTCAGTCGGAAAACTCGACCG GGAAAATTCCCTTCTTTACTCCTCCCAATTGAGATAAAAAACATCCATATGGCCAAACATGGAAGTGACTCTGGAGTCTATGATGGTGAAGGAAG GTTTGTTCCTTCAAAGTTTGAAGAGATTTTCTCCAAGCATGCGGGTGCTAATTCAAACGCTTTAACATCTGATGAACTGCTGGCGATGCTCAAGTATAACAGGGTCCCAAAAGACTACAGTGGATG GCTTGCAAGCTGGACAGAATGGAAGATCTTATACTTCCTTTGCAAGGACAAGAATGGTCTACTACACAAAGAAACTATTAGAGCAGTCTACGATGGAAGCCTGTTTGAAAGGATGCAGGAGGATAGAGCTTCAGCTCGGAAGAAAGC TCCTCATTCTGTCTAA
- the LOC117911634 gene encoding uncharacterized protein LOC117911634, with translation MALEWVVLGYAAAAEAIMVLLLTLPGLDALRKGLIAVTRNLLKPFLSVVPFCLFLLMDIYWKYETRPSCESESCTPTEHLRHQKSIMKSQRNVLLIAAALIFYWLLYSVTNLVVRIEQLNQRLERLKNRD, from the coding sequence ATGGCGTTGGAATGGGTAGTTCTTGGCTACGCCGCGGCCGCAGAAGCAATTATGGTCCTCCTCCTAACCCTACCAGGTCTCGATGCTCTTCGCAAGGGCCTAATCGCGGTGACTCGCAACCTCCTCAAACCCTTCCTGTCCGTGGTTCCATTTTGCCTATTCTTGCTCATGGACATCTACTGGAAGTACGAGACTCGCCCCAGCTGTGAAAGTGAGTCTTGCACCCCCACCGAGCACCTCCGCCACCAGAAGTCCATCATGAAGAGTCAGCGCAACGTCCTCTTGATCGCCGCAGCTTTGATCTTCTACTGGCTTCTCTACTCGGTTACCAATTTGGTTGTTCGCATCGAACAGTTGAATCAGCGACTCGAGAGGTTGAAAAATCGGGACTGA